Proteins from a single region of Saccharospirillaceae bacterium:
- the rimP gene encoding ribosome maturation factor RimP gives MLAPIVESMGYVFWGLEYSAQGKHTLLRIFIDHENGINVDNCAEVSRQVSSVLDVEDPISQDYTLEVSSPGMDRPLFTLEQFKSYANHIIELRLRMPFDGRRKFKGQLIGVEQEDIVLFVDGHEYLLPIELIEKANVVPQFKD, from the coding sequence ATGCTGGCTCCAATTGTGGAGTCTATGGGCTACGTTTTTTGGGGCCTGGAATATTCTGCGCAGGGTAAGCATACGCTGTTGCGAATCTTTATTGATCATGAAAATGGCATTAACGTCGACAACTGCGCTGAAGTCAGTCGTCAGGTTAGTAGTGTTCTGGATGTCGAAGATCCTATTTCTCAGGATTACACTCTGGAAGTTTCGTCCCCTGGGATGGACCGACCATTATTTACCCTCGAACAGTTTAAAAGTTACGCCAACCATATTATTGAGTTGCGCTTGCGTATGCCGTTCGATGGACGTCGAAAATTTAAGGGCCAACTGATTGGTGTTGAGCAGGAAGATATTGTGCTGTTTGTTGATGGCCATGAATATCTGTTGCCCATTGAGCTGATTGAGAAGGCGAATGTTGTTCCACAATTCAAGGACTAA
- a CDS encoding acyl-CoA thioesterase yields MAQIIQTEMTELVTPGLANFSGNMHGGELLKLLDKVAYTCAMRYSGHYAVTLSVDNVLFKQPIHIGEMVTCLATINYTGRTSMEIGIKVISENIKEKTVRHTHTCYFTMVAMDENNKPVPVPQLELNDEEQIRRWNKALKRRQARFKLQEMMKQIEQEDSFENELPKASLM; encoded by the coding sequence ATGGCACAAATCATTCAAACGGAAATGACTGAACTGGTGACACCAGGACTGGCAAACTTTTCCGGCAATATGCACGGTGGCGAATTATTAAAGCTGCTGGATAAAGTTGCTTATACCTGTGCCATGCGTTATTCCGGCCACTATGCCGTCACATTGTCGGTCGATAATGTATTGTTCAAACAACCTATCCACATCGGTGAAATGGTCACTTGCCTGGCCACGATTAACTACACCGGCCGTACATCGATGGAGATTGGTATCAAGGTCATTTCTGAAAATATTAAAGAAAAAACCGTCCGTCATACCCACACTTGTTATTTCACCATGGTGGCAATGGATGAAAACAACAAGCCGGTTCCCGTACCTCAGCTGGAACTGAATGATGAAGAACAGATCCGCCGCTGGAATAAAGCACTAAAACGTCGCCAGGCACGCTTTAAACTGCAAGAAATGATGAAGCAGATTGAACAAGAAGATTCTTTCGAAAATGAGCTACCAAAAGCATCATTGATGTAG
- the ftsH gene encoding ATP-dependent zinc metalloprotease FtsH, whose product MAKNFILWAVIAAVLMMVFNNFQNVGRGQEYSYSQFMTAVQNGQVEKVTISGQSITGRTTSGETFDSVLPTYDEKLIDTLLDNRVEVVGEKPEKQGFLSQLLLASLPILIIIAVFMLFMRQMQGGAGGRGGPMAFGKSKAKLLSEDQIKTTFEDVAGCDEAKEDVKELVDFLSDPGKYQRLGGKIPRGVLMAGQPGTGKTLLAKAIAGEARVPFFSISGSDFVEMFVGVGASRVRDMFEQAKKQAPCIIFIDEIDAVGRSRGVGMGGGNDEREQTLNQLLVEMDGFEVNDGIIVIAATNRPDVLDPALLRPGRFDRQVNVGLPDIRGREQILKVHMKKVPLADDVVAAVLARGTPGFSGAELANLVNEASLFAARANRNLVTMEEFEKAKDKIMMGAERKTMVMSEKEKESTAYHEAGHAIVGYLSEEHDPVHKVTIIPRGRALGVTFFLPEADKISESRRKLLGDIATAYGGRIAEELLYGTDGVSTGAYQDIKMATQIARAMVVNYGLSDALGPLDYDAKDQDGINARHISGATAKLIDDEVRKITDQCYARAYEILEENRDILEAMKDALMEYETLDSLQIDDIMARKPPREPKSWGDNGSGPAAPVEESHDLAKDDRDDSIGDAAGEQNS is encoded by the coding sequence ATGGCAAAGAATTTCATACTTTGGGCGGTAATTGCGGCTGTCCTGATGATGGTGTTTAACAACTTCCAGAACGTCGGCCGCGGTCAGGAATATTCCTACTCGCAATTTATGACTGCCGTACAGAACGGTCAGGTAGAAAAAGTCACAATTTCCGGGCAGAGCATCACCGGGCGTACCACATCTGGTGAAACGTTTGACTCTGTTCTGCCAACCTATGATGAAAAGCTGATTGACACTCTGCTGGATAACCGTGTTGAAGTGGTGGGTGAGAAGCCAGAGAAACAAGGTTTCCTGTCTCAGCTGCTGTTGGCCTCTCTGCCAATTCTGATCATCATTGCTGTCTTCATGTTGTTTATGCGTCAGATGCAAGGGGGAGCGGGTGGCCGCGGTGGCCCAATGGCATTTGGTAAGAGCAAAGCCAAGCTGCTGAGTGAAGACCAGATTAAAACGACCTTTGAAGATGTTGCAGGCTGCGATGAGGCCAAAGAAGATGTAAAAGAGCTGGTTGATTTTCTGAGTGATCCAGGCAAGTACCAGCGCTTGGGCGGTAAGATTCCTCGAGGGGTGCTGATGGCAGGTCAGCCAGGTACCGGTAAAACCCTGTTAGCCAAAGCCATTGCTGGTGAAGCGCGCGTTCCTTTCTTTTCTATCTCTGGTTCTGATTTCGTAGAGATGTTTGTGGGCGTTGGTGCATCGCGTGTTCGCGATATGTTCGAGCAAGCTAAAAAACAAGCGCCTTGTATCATCTTTATCGATGAAATCGATGCAGTTGGTCGTTCACGCGGCGTCGGAATGGGCGGCGGGAATGATGAGCGTGAGCAAACGTTGAACCAGTTGCTGGTGGAAATGGACGGCTTTGAGGTTAACGACGGTATTATTGTTATCGCTGCAACAAACCGTCCGGATGTGCTTGATCCTGCACTGCTGCGTCCCGGACGTTTTGACCGGCAAGTAAATGTCGGTCTGCCTGACATCCGTGGTCGTGAACAAATTCTCAAAGTGCACATGAAAAAAGTACCGTTGGCTGATGATGTGGTCGCAGCCGTCCTGGCTCGCGGTACACCGGGTTTTTCTGGCGCTGAATTGGCCAATCTTGTTAATGAAGCTTCGCTCTTTGCGGCACGTGCTAATCGCAACTTAGTCACAATGGAGGAATTTGAGAAAGCCAAAGACAAAATCATGATGGGTGCAGAACGTAAGACCATGGTGATGTCTGAAAAGGAAAAAGAAAGTACGGCATATCATGAGGCCGGCCATGCTATTGTTGGTTACCTGTCGGAAGAACATGATCCAGTTCATAAGGTAACCATTATTCCTCGCGGTCGCGCACTGGGTGTTACGTTCTTTCTTCCCGAAGCTGATAAGATCAGTGAAAGTCGACGCAAGCTATTGGGTGATATCGCCACAGCCTACGGCGGACGAATTGCTGAAGAATTACTATACGGTACTGATGGGGTCAGTACGGGGGCTTATCAGGATATTAAAATGGCCACTCAAATTGCCAGAGCAATGGTGGTCAATTATGGATTATCAGACGCACTTGGCCCGCTTGATTATGACGCTAAAGACCAGGATGGTATTAATGCACGTCATATTTCTGGTGCCACGGCGAAGCTGATTGATGATGAAGTCCGTAAAATTACCGATCAATGTTATGCTCGAGCTTATGAGATCCTTGAGGAGAACCGGGATATTCTTGAAGCCATGAAAGATGCGCTGATGGAATATGAAACTCTAGATTCATTGCAAATCGACGATATCATGGCGCGTAAGCCGCCGCGTGAACCTAAATCGTGGGGAGATAATGGCTCCGGCCCGGCTGCGCCGGTAGAGGAGAGTCACGATCTGGCAAAAGATGACCGTGATGACTCCATTGGTGATGCTGCTGGGGAGCAGAATTCTTAA
- a CDS encoding beta-ketoacyl-ACP synthase III, producing MSNVVISGTGLFIPPHVITNDELVAAFNQYVDKFNSENAAAIEAGETEALAHSSSEFIEKASGIKARYAMYKDGIINPDIMHPTFPMTREGDTPEIVQMGCAAARDAMEQAGKTADDIDMVIVSSTFRQRDYPGMSVEIQRDLGIKGFAYDMGIACSSATFGMINAYTALKAGTAKCVLFVNPEFTTPGLDFKDRDSHFIFGDVATAAVMELEEYAKPDNAFRILDTKQFTEFSDNIRSDSSYADYCFDEVPANRYAFKQRGRKVFKELLPLIVTFLGEQLEANQLSAEDMKRMWLHQANINMNNFAVKKLLGRLPTEEEAPVVLDEFANTASSGSVIAFHKYNDDFNSGDKGIICSFGAGYSIGSLLVEKV from the coding sequence ATGTCGAATGTTGTCATCTCCGGTACCGGACTGTTTATTCCTCCACACGTAATCACCAACGATGAACTGGTTGCCGCTTTTAACCAATATGTCGACAAGTTTAATTCTGAAAATGCTGCTGCCATTGAAGCGGGTGAAACCGAAGCATTAGCGCATTCGAGCTCCGAATTTATTGAAAAAGCATCCGGTATCAAAGCCCGTTACGCCATGTATAAAGACGGCATAATCAATCCTGACATCATGCACCCAACTTTCCCGATGACCCGCGAGGGCGACACTCCGGAAATCGTTCAGATGGGGTGCGCCGCAGCACGCGACGCCATGGAACAAGCGGGTAAGACAGCTGACGATATCGATATGGTGATTGTCTCCAGCACTTTCCGCCAACGCGACTACCCGGGCATGTCGGTAGAGATTCAGCGCGATCTTGGCATCAAAGGTTTTGCTTACGATATGGGAATCGCCTGTTCGTCTGCCACCTTCGGAATGATCAACGCTTATACCGCACTAAAAGCAGGAACAGCCAAATGTGTGTTGTTTGTAAACCCGGAGTTCACCACGCCAGGTCTGGATTTTAAGGACCGCGACAGCCACTTTATTTTTGGTGATGTAGCAACGGCTGCCGTCATGGAGCTGGAAGAATACGCCAAACCAGACAACGCTTTCCGTATTCTTGATACCAAACAGTTTACTGAGTTCTCTGACAACATTCGCAGTGATTCATCGTATGCAGACTATTGCTTCGATGAAGTGCCAGCTAATCGCTACGCATTCAAACAGCGTGGTCGCAAAGTCTTCAAAGAACTGCTGCCGCTGATTGTTACCTTCCTCGGGGAACAACTTGAAGCCAACCAACTCAGTGCAGAAGATATGAAACGTATGTGGCTGCACCAAGCCAACATCAATATGAATAACTTCGCGGTTAAGAAATTACTTGGTCGCCTGCCAACTGAGGAAGAAGCGCCAGTGGTACTGGATGAATTTGCCAATACGGCATCCTCCGGTTCTGTTATTGCCTTTCACAAATACAACGATGATTTCAACTCCGGAGACAAAGGAATCATTTGTTCTTTTGGCGCCGGTTACTCAATCGGCTCGTTGCTGGTCGAAAAAGTCTGA
- the secG gene encoding preprotein translocase subunit SecG has translation MEQIILIAHILFALGIVGFVMMQQGKGADAGASFGSGASQTVFGSQGSGNFLSRSTAILATLFFVTSLGLAVVAKQKAVGASDLGIPSQEVIEKLEQDTPIVEEYAPVSDAPVLGAPELDASASDEPAIEEAGQ, from the coding sequence ATGGAACAAATTATTTTAATTGCTCATATCTTGTTTGCGTTAGGCATCGTTGGTTTTGTCATGATGCAGCAGGGTAAAGGTGCTGATGCTGGTGCTTCTTTCGGTAGCGGTGCGTCCCAAACTGTATTCGGTAGCCAGGGTTCGGGTAACTTTCTGAGTCGCAGTACGGCAATTCTTGCTACTTTGTTTTTCGTCACCAGTCTGGGTTTAGCCGTTGTTGCTAAGCAAAAAGCCGTTGGTGCTTCTGATTTGGGTATTCCGAGCCAAGAAGTGATCGAAAAGCTTGAGCAAGACACCCCAATTGTGGAAGAATACGCGCCGGTTTCAGATGCTCCTGTTTTGGGTGCTCCTGAGCTGGACGCTTCAGCGTCTGATGAGCCTGCAATCGAAGAGGCGGGTCAGTAA
- the greA gene encoding transcription elongation factor GreA, which translates to MQKYPMTVEGEAALQAELTELKTVARPAVIKDIAEAREHGDLKENAEYHAAREQQGFIEGRIQDIEGKLSNSQVIDIKNIPHTGKVLFGTTVSLINLDTDDEVQYQIVGDDEADIKQNKISVSSPIARALIGKEEGDVAVVQVPAGAVEYEIDEVKHL; encoded by the coding sequence ATGCAAAAGTACCCAATGACAGTGGAAGGTGAGGCGGCGCTGCAGGCTGAGTTAACGGAATTAAAAACCGTTGCTCGTCCGGCGGTGATCAAAGATATTGCCGAAGCTCGCGAACACGGTGACTTAAAAGAAAACGCTGAATACCATGCTGCCCGTGAGCAGCAGGGTTTTATTGAGGGTCGTATTCAGGATATCGAGGGTAAGCTGTCTAACTCACAGGTTATTGATATCAAGAATATCCCACACACCGGTAAAGTTCTGTTTGGTACCACCGTGAGCCTGATCAATCTTGATACTGACGACGAAGTTCAGTATCAGATTGTGGGTGATGACGAAGCCGACATTAAGCAGAATAAAATTTCTGTCTCCTCACCGATTGCTCGCGCACTCATTGGTAAAGAGGAAGGTGATGTTGCCGTTGTTCAGGTGCCAGCTGGTGCTGTTGAATACGAAATTGACGAAGTAAAACATCTGTAA
- the fabA gene encoding 3-hydroxyacyl-[acyl-carrier-protein] dehydratase FabA, whose product MSQPALKEQPSSFEREDLLACGHGEMFGEGNARLPLPNMLMMDRIVHISSEGGTYGKGEIVAELDIDPSLWFFDCHFEGDPVMPGCLGLDAMWQLVGFFLGWRGNPGRGRALGCGEVKFRGQVLPEAKKVTYHIDVKRVMEQKLVLGIADARMEVDGREIYQAKDLRVGLFTSTADF is encoded by the coding sequence ATGTCTCAACCTGCACTCAAAGAACAGCCAAGCTCTTTTGAGCGTGAAGACCTGCTGGCTTGCGGTCACGGTGAAATGTTTGGCGAGGGCAACGCCCGCCTGCCGCTACCCAACATGCTGATGATGGATCGCATCGTCCATATCAGCTCTGAAGGCGGCACCTACGGGAAGGGTGAGATTGTCGCTGAATTGGATATCGACCCATCTTTGTGGTTCTTTGATTGTCATTTCGAAGGCGACCCGGTGATGCCTGGTTGCTTGGGCCTGGATGCCATGTGGCAACTGGTGGGCTTTTTTCTGGGATGGCGTGGTAATCCAGGTCGCGGTCGCGCGCTCGGGTGCGGCGAAGTTAAATTCCGTGGTCAGGTATTACCCGAAGCCAAAAAAGTCACCTATCACATCGATGTTAAGCGCGTCATGGAACAAAAGCTGGTGCTGGGAATTGCTGATGCCCGCATGGAAGTTGATGGTCGCGAAATTTATCAGGCGAAAGATCTGCGCGTCGGACTGTTCACCTCAACGGCAGATTTCTGA
- the tpiA gene encoding triose-phosphate isomerase — protein MRRLLVAGNWKMNASVEMTESLLSAITAAEIDNCDVAVFPPFPYLALAKEKLSASSIVVGGQNCSIADSGAYTGEVSVSMLQDIGCGMVLVGHSERRSLYHETDAVVLAKTEKVLAQGMIAVVCVGETLEQRQSGNAELIVRQQLSALLHQLSEQQWSQVVVAYEPVWAIGTGETASPEQAQQMHAFIRSLLASVSVGVAEQTKILYGGSVKAANAAELFTQVDIDGGLVGGASLTAEEFLGICRS, from the coding sequence ATGCGTCGATTATTGGTTGCCGGAAACTGGAAAATGAACGCTTCAGTCGAAATGACTGAATCGCTTTTATCCGCGATTACAGCAGCTGAAATTGATAACTGCGATGTTGCTGTATTTCCTCCTTTTCCCTATCTTGCGTTAGCAAAAGAAAAGTTATCAGCATCATCGATTGTTGTGGGCGGGCAGAATTGTTCAATTGCTGACTCGGGTGCCTACACTGGTGAGGTTTCAGTCTCTATGTTGCAGGATATTGGGTGTGGCATGGTGTTGGTCGGTCATTCTGAGCGCCGCAGTCTGTATCATGAAACCGATGCAGTTGTTCTGGCCAAGACAGAGAAGGTGCTTGCTCAGGGAATGATTGCCGTAGTGTGTGTCGGTGAAACGCTTGAGCAGCGTCAGTCTGGCAATGCGGAACTGATTGTTAGGCAACAACTGTCAGCATTATTGCATCAGTTGTCGGAGCAGCAATGGTCTCAAGTCGTCGTAGCTTATGAGCCGGTTTGGGCGATTGGTACCGGCGAAACAGCTTCGCCGGAACAAGCACAGCAGATGCATGCATTTATCCGCTCTTTGCTCGCATCAGTGAGTGTTGGGGTCGCTGAGCAAACTAAGATTTTATACGGTGGCAGTGTGAAAGCTGCTAACGCGGCAGAGTTATTTACTCAGGTCGATATTGATGGTGGTCTGGTTGGCGGTGCATCGCTGACGGCTGAAGAATTTTTAGGAATCTGTCGTTCATAG
- the glmM gene encoding phosphoglucosamine mutase translates to MSRKYFGTDGIRGEVGEFPITPEFVMKLGWAAGKVFAEQGKKTILIGKDTRISGYMFESALEAGLSAAGVNSGLLGPMPTPGIAYLTRTFYADAGIVISASHNPYQDNGIKFFSSNGTKLDDKIEQAIEEHLDRPMTTVASDQLGKAFRIDDAAGRYIEFCKSSARRLRLKGQRIVLDCAHGATYQIAPAVFRELGAEVVVIGAEPDGLNINKEVGSTSPKALQRKVTEIRADLGIAFDGDGDRVVMVDGNGEVVDGDELLFIMATHAKSRGRLGGGVVGTLMSNLGLELALKEDGIDFARAKVGDRYVMQQLKERNWRFGGESSGHLLCLDSTTTGDGVVSALQVMMAIQDLDKPLHELKKGMSKCPQTMINVRRNQDIDVNSDDTVKAAVAEVENTLAGRGRVLLRPSGTEPVVRVMVEGEDAAQVSALTQELAEVVEKVLA, encoded by the coding sequence ATGTCGAGAAAATATTTTGGTACCGACGGTATTCGTGGGGAAGTGGGTGAGTTCCCGATCACGCCTGAATTTGTAATGAAGCTGGGTTGGGCTGCCGGGAAAGTATTTGCCGAACAGGGTAAGAAAACCATCTTAATCGGCAAGGACACTCGTATTTCCGGTTATATGTTTGAATCAGCCTTGGAGGCTGGCTTGTCTGCAGCCGGTGTAAATAGTGGTTTGTTGGGCCCGATGCCAACTCCCGGTATTGCCTATCTGACACGAACTTTTTACGCCGATGCTGGCATTGTCATCAGTGCGTCTCACAACCCATATCAGGATAATGGGATTAAGTTCTTCTCAAGTAATGGCACCAAGCTCGATGATAAGATTGAACAAGCTATTGAAGAACATTTAGACCGGCCTATGACAACCGTTGCCTCGGATCAACTGGGCAAAGCCTTTCGGATTGATGACGCAGCAGGTCGTTATATTGAATTCTGTAAGAGCAGTGCGCGACGTTTGCGTCTCAAGGGGCAGCGTATCGTGCTGGATTGTGCCCATGGTGCAACTTACCAGATTGCTCCGGCAGTGTTTCGTGAGTTGGGTGCTGAAGTTGTCGTTATTGGGGCCGAGCCTGATGGTCTTAATATAAACAAAGAGGTGGGGTCTACTTCACCGAAGGCATTGCAGCGCAAAGTTACCGAAATCCGCGCCGATCTGGGTATCGCTTTTGATGGTGATGGTGACCGCGTAGTCATGGTGGATGGTAATGGCGAGGTTGTTGACGGTGATGAGTTGTTGTTCATTATGGCAACGCACGCTAAAAGCCGTGGGCGTTTGGGGGGCGGCGTTGTCGGTACTTTGATGTCAAACCTGGGCCTTGAATTAGCCCTCAAAGAGGACGGTATCGATTTTGCCCGCGCCAAAGTAGGTGATCGATATGTGATGCAGCAGCTAAAAGAGCGCAACTGGCGTTTTGGTGGAGAGTCCTCTGGTCATTTGCTGTGCCTTGATTCAACAACGACCGGAGATGGTGTTGTTTCTGCCTTGCAGGTGATGATGGCGATTCAGGATTTAGACAAGCCATTGCATGAATTGAAAAAGGGTATGAGTAAGTGTCCACAAACCATGATCAATGTTCGTCGTAATCAAGACATTGATGTAAATAGTGACGACACCGTCAAGGCTGCCGTTGCCGAAGTGGAGAATACTCTGGCTGGTCGCGGTCGTGTGTTGTTGCGTCCCTCGGGTACGGAACCGGTCGTGCGGGTGATGGTAGAAGGTGAGGATGCCGCACAGGTTTCAGCACTGACACAGGAACTGGCCGAAGTTGTGGAAAAAGTGCTGGCTTGA
- the yhbY gene encoding ribosome assembly RNA-binding protein YhbY — translation MALSNEQKKAYRSIGHNLNPVVTIAGNGLTEGVMEELNRALDDHELIKVKVAVGDREVKHAVIAELVKLTGAELVQQIGKVALLLRKNPRANPRLSNLQRP, via the coding sequence ATGGCATTATCAAACGAACAGAAAAAAGCATACCGCTCAATTGGCCACAATCTGAACCCAGTAGTGACCATTGCAGGTAATGGCTTAACCGAAGGCGTCATGGAGGAGCTGAACCGTGCCCTGGACGATCACGAGCTGATCAAAGTTAAAGTTGCCGTGGGTGATCGGGAGGTCAAACACGCTGTCATTGCTGAGCTGGTCAAACTGACTGGCGCCGAACTGGTACAGCAAATCGGAAAAGTAGCACTTCTGCTGCGCAAAAATCCGCGAGCCAACCCAAGGCTGTCGAATCTGCAACGCCCTTAA
- the rlmE gene encoding 23S rRNA (uridine(2552)-2'-O)-methyltransferase RlmE: protein MSRSTRSKTSANWLKEHVDDMYVQMAQQDGYRTRASYKLLELDEKDGLLKPGSTVLDLGSAPGGWSQVVAQKLDGSGVVIASDILPMDNIADVTFIQGDFTEDAIFDEIMTAIDDRPVDLVISDMAPNMSGMASIDQPGAMYLVELALDMARQTLKPNGHFVAKVFQGEGFDEYLADVRQSFSKVLIRKPKASRARSREVYIVGKGFRA from the coding sequence ATGTCACGTTCGACGCGTTCGAAAACCAGTGCTAACTGGCTCAAAGAACATGTAGACGATATGTACGTACAGATGGCACAGCAGGATGGCTATCGCACACGAGCCAGTTACAAGTTGCTGGAGCTGGACGAGAAAGATGGGCTGCTGAAGCCAGGTTCGACAGTATTGGATCTCGGTTCTGCACCAGGTGGGTGGTCTCAGGTCGTCGCACAAAAGCTTGACGGCAGTGGTGTGGTTATCGCCTCCGATATCTTGCCTATGGATAACATTGCCGATGTGACCTTTATTCAGGGTGACTTTACTGAGGACGCGATTTTCGACGAAATCATGACGGCGATTGATGATCGTCCGGTAGACCTTGTAATTTCGGATATGGCCCCCAATATGTCTGGTATGGCTTCCATCGATCAGCCTGGCGCTATGTATCTGGTGGAGTTGGCGCTCGATATGGCGCGTCAGACGCTGAAACCAAACGGTCATTTTGTTGCCAAAGTGTTTCAGGGTGAAGGCTTTGATGAATACCTTGCTGATGTGCGTCAGTCCTTCTCTAAGGTGCTGATTCGCAAACCCAAAGCTTCTCGGGCGCGTTCCCGCGAGGTTTACATTGTAGGTAAAGGTTTTCGTGCTTAG
- the folP gene encoding dihydropteroate synthase: MILQCGQRSLDLSKAQVMGILNVTPDSFSDGGRFTSLNSALRQARQMTLDGAAIIDVGGESTRPGADPVSEQQELDRVIPVVEAIRSELDVLVSVDTSTAAVIREATQAGANLINDVRALQREGALQAAATSGLPVCLMHMQGDPKTMQDNPDYRDVIQDVKQFLELRVEVCEKAGISRNRILLDPGFGFGKTTEHNYQLLNRLEQLHELDLPLLIGLSRKRMIGAATGCEIAEQRVFGSVAGAVISAMKGARILRVHDVKETFEALAVANAALNESA; the protein is encoded by the coding sequence GTGATTCTGCAATGTGGCCAGCGTTCGCTGGATTTATCCAAAGCCCAGGTGATGGGTATTCTGAATGTGACTCCGGATTCTTTTTCAGATGGTGGGCGCTTTACTTCGCTTAATTCAGCATTAAGGCAAGCGCGACAAATGACGCTTGATGGTGCTGCAATTATTGATGTGGGCGGCGAATCCACCCGCCCTGGTGCTGACCCTGTCTCTGAACAGCAGGAATTGGACCGCGTGATTCCTGTTGTTGAGGCCATTCGTAGTGAGCTGGATGTATTGGTTTCAGTGGATACCAGTACTGCTGCGGTTATTCGGGAAGCGACGCAAGCCGGTGCGAATTTGATTAACGATGTGCGGGCTTTGCAGCGTGAGGGAGCTTTGCAAGCAGCAGCAACGTCAGGTCTGCCTGTGTGTCTAATGCATATGCAGGGTGACCCGAAAACCATGCAGGATAACCCGGATTATCGAGATGTGATTCAGGACGTGAAGCAATTCCTTGAACTGCGCGTGGAAGTTTGCGAAAAAGCCGGAATCAGCCGTAATCGTATTCTGCTTGATCCCGGTTTTGGTTTTGGCAAAACCACTGAGCACAATTACCAATTGCTGAATCGTCTTGAGCAGCTGCATGAATTAGACTTGCCGTTACTGATTGGTTTATCGCGCAAACGAATGATTGGCGCTGCGACTGGATGTGAAATAGCAGAGCAACGAGTCTTTGGTAGTGTTGCGGGCGCTGTTATCAGCGCGATGAAGGGTGCCAGGATATTGCGTGTGCATGACGTGAAAGAAACATTTGAAGCGTTGGCGGTGGCTAATGCAGCCCTGAATGAATCTGCATAG